A portion of the Blastopirellula sediminis genome contains these proteins:
- a CDS encoding menaquinone biosynthetic enzyme MqnA/MqnD family protein: MHSDSTIRVGAVSYLNTKPLVYGLAAANSDIELVFDLPSRLADQLAAGDLDVALIPSVEFFQDPSYSIVSDACIACRGPVWSVKLFFRKPPAEVRTLALDEGSRTSAALSKILLSERFGLMPQTVPLPIDSRFDSVDADAVLIIGDRAIHAPSGEFVEIWDLGQVWREWSGKPFVFAAWVARPGFDTPQIAAALSAARDAGLAQLEEIAAAEAPRHRLTTEQCLTYLRDNLHFNLGPDEESGLALFHRHAVQRGLAPPNDRWTRHDCEAT, translated from the coding sequence ATGCACTCAGATTCGACAATCCGCGTCGGCGCGGTCTCGTACTTGAATACCAAGCCGCTGGTCTACGGACTGGCCGCCGCCAACAGCGATATCGAGCTCGTCTTTGATCTGCCGAGCCGTCTGGCCGACCAATTGGCGGCCGGCGACCTCGACGTCGCCCTGATCCCGTCGGTCGAGTTTTTCCAGGATCCGAGCTATTCGATCGTCTCCGACGCGTGCATCGCTTGCCGCGGTCCGGTCTGGAGCGTCAAGCTCTTCTTCCGCAAACCTCCCGCCGAAGTGCGGACGTTGGCCTTGGACGAAGGGTCGCGGACCAGCGCCGCCCTCTCAAAAATCCTCCTTTCCGAACGTTTCGGCCTGATGCCGCAGACCGTTCCGCTGCCGATTGACTCCCGCTTCGATTCGGTCGACGCTGACGCGGTGCTGATCATCGGCGATCGGGCGATCCACGCACCGAGCGGCGAGTTTGTCGAGATCTGGGATCTCGGCCAGGTTTGGCGAGAGTGGTCAGGCAAGCCGTTTGTCTTCGCCGCTTGGGTCGCTCGCCCCGGTTTCGATACGCCGCAGATCGCCGCCGCGTTGTCGGCCGCTCGGGATGCCGGTCTTGCGCAGCTCGAGGAAATCGCCGCCGCCGAAGCTCCTCGGCATCGCCTGACGACTGAGCAGTGCTTAACATACCTGCGAGACAACTTACACTTTAACCTGGGGCCGGACGAAGAAAGCGGTTTGGCCCTATTTCACAGACACGCGGTGCAGCGAGGGCTGGCGCCGCCGAACGATCGATGGACGCGTCATGATTGCGAAGCTACTTGA